In Uranotaenia lowii strain MFRU-FL chromosome 2, ASM2978415v1, whole genome shotgun sequence, one genomic interval encodes:
- the LOC129741471 gene encoding uncharacterized protein LOC129741471 has protein sequence MAAEKKIQVISYYRMIDSIESRAEKLLLFVRSFDTEKQESSLLEDKLESIDQMRSLLHETEVKLYGVIKEDEVGSLQMTIEKIEDLFDDIRHRVRKIIREIDPPKPISAPAAVNSTQHSHTKLPDFPLPRFNGQLEDWLTFKSQFNSLIKRRESLSESEKLFYLKAAIQDGSARHVQSSEDNFSSLWKALCSEFENKRLLVDRHIAQLFHLKPLVRESGSALRTLLSDVTRIIRALANLELKLEPLSEQFLVYLVCARLDTRTRKDFELKFTDHSLPSWEKLLEYLQSRCRCLESIDQDKEEVQSSSFRGRFGHNERSGSHSSKVLAINTGRSYGNPVCFACKGNHYLSNCEDYLKLQLRDRISKVRSLGLCMNCFSNRHHVRDCKGSSCKKCGGRHHTTLHENNANQPTQPTPTPRRTPEMPTTSSNALVASFACTNSQPKQYILYTAVCMIEDEFGNLINCRVLLDSGSMHNLVSTRVVSALRLRKTKVNMSVEGISGAPKMISSQVRVKIHSTYKSDFTYSTESLVMSKITGNLPINSFNIDPGQIPSEIVLADPWFSQSRIIDMLLGIQVFHEMFTGQTHTIIENPPCWCEETVFGWVVGGAIERPEVDRTISNVCKIVTNEALSEQISRFWEAESIHEPRMLTQDERAAEQSFSDTCCRSENGRYEVGLPLRPSIKELGDSQTIALRRFLQTEKRLIHDQDLYEQYREFMHDYETQGHMIKCDTNCSEGYFLPHHAVLNLASTTTKTRVVFDASAVASRGGSLNDHLYVGPTIQPKLAEIVLRLRVPKIVFTADVQAN, from the coding sequence ATGGCGGCTGAAAAGAAGATCCAGGTGATCTCCTATTATCGTATGATAGACTCCATTGAGTCCCGAGCGGAAAAATTGCTTTTGTTTGTGCGTTCGTTTGATACCGAGAAGCAAGAAAGTTCACTTCTCGAAGACAAGCTTGAGTCGATTGACCAGATGCGTTCTTTATTGCATGAAACTGAGGTTAAATTATATGGGGTAATTAAGGAGGATGAGGTTGGGTCCCTGCAGATGACGATTGAGAAGAtagaagatttgtttgatgACATCCGTCACCGAGTTCGAAAGATTATCCGAGAAATTGATCCTCCCAAGCCGATAAGTGCCCCAGCAGCGGTTAATTCAACACAacactcccatacaaaattgccAGATTTTCCCCTTCCCCGATTCAATGGCCAATTGGAAGACTGGCTGACATTCAAGTCCCAATTTAATTCTTTGATTAAACGTCGTGAAAGTTTGTCAGAAAGTGAGAAGCTATTCTACCTGAAGGCTGCCATCCAAGATGGCTCAGCCCGTCATGTCCAGTCCTCCGAAGACAATTTTTCATCACTCTGGAAGGCATTATGTTCAGAGTTCGAGAATAAGCGATTGTTGGTAGATAGGCATATTGCTCAGCTGTTTCATCTGAAACCTTTAGTTCGTGAGTCTGGATCCGCATTACGAACTTTACTGAGTGACGTTACTCGTATCATTAGAGCGTTGGCGAATCTTGAGCTAAAATTAGAACCTTTATCGGAACAGTTCTTGGTTTATCTGGTATGCGCGCGGTTGGATACCCGCACCAGAAAGGATTTTGAGCTTAAGTTCACTGATCATTCGTTGCCATCTTGGGAGAAACTTCTCGAGTACCTACAGTCTAGATGTAGATGCCTAGAGAGCATTGACCAGGATAAAGAAGAGGTTCAAAGCTCAAGCTTTCGAGGAAGGTTCGGGCACAATGAGCGAAGTGGGTCACACTCATCTAAGGTTTTAGCAATCAATACCGGCAGGTCATATGGTAACCCTGTTTGTTTTGCATGTAAGGGGAATCATTATTTGAGCAACTGCGAAGACTATCTGAAGCTACAATTACGCGATCGTATCTCGAAGGTGCGCAGTCTTGGATTGTGCATGAACTGTTTCAGTAACCGACACCATGTTAGAGACTGCAAGGGGAGCTCCTGCAAGAAATGTGGAGGCCGTCACCACACTACGTTGCATGAAAACAATGCTAACCAGCCAACTCAACCAACACCTACCCCGCGTAGGACCCCTGAGATGCCTACAACGTCCTCAAACGCGCTAGTAGCTTCCTTTGCTTGTACTAATTCGCAGCCAAAACAGTATATTCTCTATACCGCAGTTTGCATGATAGAAGACGAGTTTGGAAATTTGATCAATTGTCGTGTTTTGCTCGACAGTGGGTCGATGCATAATTTAGTATCCACGCGTGTGGTAAGCGCGTTGCGCTTGCGAAAGACGAAGGTGAACATGTCCGTTGAAGGTATTTCGGGTGCACCTAAGATGATTTCGAGTCAGGTCAGAGTAAAGATCCACTCCACCTACAAGTCAGACTTCACCTACAGCACAGAAAGTTTGGTCATGAGCAAAATTACAGGAAACTTGCCAATCAATTCGTTCAATATTGATCCTGGGCAAATTCCGTCAGAGATAGTACTCGCAGATCCGTGGTTTAGTCAATCACGAATAATTGATATGCTTCTTGGAATACAAGTGTTCCATGAAATGTTTACTGGGCAAACCCATACCATAATTGAAAATCCTCCTTGTTGGTGCGAAGAAACCGTCTTTGGTTGGGTAGTAGGTGGTGCTATTGAAAGACCAGAAGTTGATCGAACGATCTCTAATGTCTGTAAGATCGTTACGAATGAGGCGTTGAGCGAGCAAATTAGCAGATTTTGGGAAGCCGAGTCCATTCATGAGCCTCGAATGTTGACTCAAGACGAAAGAGCCGCAGAGCAAAGTTTTTCCGATACTTGCTGCCGATCGGAAAATGGTCGCTATGAAGTAGGTCTGCCGTTGAGACCCAGTATAAAGGAATTAGGTGACAGTCAAACGATAGCTTTGCGTAGATTTCTACAGACAGAAAAACGACTGATTCACGACCAAGATCTTTACGAGCAGTACCGAGAATTTATGCATGATTATGAAACCCAGGGCCATATGATTAAGTGTGACACCAATTGCTCAGAAGGATATTTTCTGCCACACCATGCAGTGCTTAACTTGGCAAGCACCACGACGAAGACGCGTGTCGTTTTTGATGCGTCTGCAGTAGCTTCGAGGGGAGGTTCCCTGAATGATCACCTTTACGTTGGCCCTACCATTCAGCCCAAGCTCGCCGAAATCGTGCTACGATTGCGGGTGCCCAAGATTGTATTTACGGCAGATGTTCAGGCAAATTAG
- the LOC129741472 gene encoding uncharacterized protein LOC129741472, translating to MDEKERFPLASKAGTEDVYTDDILSGADTLEDALNLQTQFVEMTQAGGFNLHKWASNHPELMRQIDNTEHERAFFEDEKTTRTLGLTWQPRKDVFLTRLHEIEFHLGQTTKRTIYSDIAKLYDPLGLLGPLIFATKVRMQKIWQLNVDWDEILARNDAEIWEVFRNQLKEMGEIVVPRCVFPHSNPQSVELHGFCDASSLGYGACVYVRSCDMTNCKISLLTSKSRIAPLKNAKLTIPRLELSGALVLARLISNITHNLKISFSRIILWSDSTTALSWIKTDPSRLKTYVSNRVIEIQELAKGIEWRYVGTHDNPEDVISRGLLPSEIRDCEIWWSGPNFLYHDEEDWPKRFQHIPTEQLPETKTPSISLTVTDPPAMFYLFATENNFRKMQRIMGLVLRYIDHIRPKKDRQHRYGDLRIPELQRATVALASIAQQETFPNEFSCLDAGKVIHSKSKLISLSVFLDRSEYVLRVGGRIRHAQLPESQKHPIILPATHCFTHAVIRAYHVEMLHAAQQLLLCGLRHQFWILHGRSTVRRVIRRCVTCMKAKPVGMQQKMGDLPIARLEGVHAFYNTGVDFAGPIYLRQHNKRGTVSNKAYVAVFVCFATRAIHLELVGDLTADSFIAALHRFVSRRSKCARLFSDNGLNFVGSRSKLREMYDLFQSQLLLQVSHRMEHDPTKCPTLWRVVGGRCALCQVPP from the coding sequence ATGGATGAGAAGGAGCGTTTCCCCTTAGCGTCGAAGGCGGGAACCGAAGATGTCTACACGGATGACATCTTGAGTGGAGCGGACACGTTAGAAGATGCCCTGAACCTGCAGACTCAATTCGTCGAAATGACCCAGGCCGGTGGGTTCAATCTCCACAAGTGGGCGTCGAATCATCCCGAATTAATGAGGCAAATTGATAATACTGAGCACGAAAGAGCGTTTTTCGAAGATGAGAAAACCACAAGAACTTTGGGTTTAACCTGGCAACCCAGAAAGGACGTATTTTTGACCAGATTGCACGAAATTGAATTCCACCTGGGACAGACGACAAAAAGAACCATATATTCTGACATCGCCAAGCTTTACGACCCATTGGGACTGCTGGGTCCGTTGATTTTCGCTACGAAAGTACGAATGCAGAAAATCTGGCAACTGAACGTAGACTGGGATGAAATATTGGCACGAAACGACGCTGAAATCTGGGAGGTTTTCCGCAACCAGTTGAAAGAGATGGGTGAAATAGTTGTTCCTCGTTGTGTTTTTCCCCATTCGAATCCGCAATCTGTTGAATTGCATGGATTTTGTGACGCCTCCAGTCTGGGATATGGAGCTTGCGTCTATGTTAGATCTTGTGATATGACCAACTGTAAAATTTCCCTCCTTACCTCAAAATCTCGAATCGCACCCTTAAAGAACGCTAAACTCACGATACCGCGATTAGAGCTAAGCGGTGCGCTTGTACTTGCACGATTGATTTCCAATATAACGCACAACCTTAAGATTTCATTTTCCAGAATCATTCTCTGGTCCGATTCCACCACAGCACTTTCCTGGATCAAGACCGACCCTAGCCGACTCAAAACCTACGTAAGCAACCGAGTCATCGAGATACAAGAGTTGGCTAAAGGCATTGAGTGGAGATACGTGGGGACGCATGACAATCCAGAAGATGTAATATCTCGAGGATTGTTGCCTTCCGAGATACGAGATTGCGAAATCTGGTGGTCAGGCCCGAACTTCCTGTACCACGATGAAGAAGATTGGCCTAAAAGATTCCAGCACATCCCGACCGAGCAACTTCCGGAAACGAAAACCCCAAGCATAAGCCTCACAGTTACTGACCCTCCTGCCATGTTTTACCTGTTTGCGACGGAGAACAACTTTAGAAAAATGCAGCGAATAATGGGATTAGTTCTACGATACATCGACCACATACGACCCAAGAAAGACAGACAGCATCGATACGGCGACCTACGTATTCCAGAGCTACAACGAGCGACGGTTGCATTGGCCAGTATTGCGCAACAAGAGACATTCCCCAACGAATTCAGCTGCCTCGACGCCGGAAAGGTAATTCACAGTAAAAGTAAACTAATCAGCTTATCTGTGTTTTTAGATCGATCAGAATATGTTCTGCGAGTGGGGGGTCGAATTCGTCACGCACAACTGCCCGAAAGTCAGAAGCATCCTATTATTCTGCCAGCCACGCACTGTTTCACTCACGCCGTGATTCGTGCGTATCACGTTGAGATGTTGCATGCCGCTCAACAGCTTCTACTTTGCGGATTACGCCATCAATTTTGGATTCTGCATGGCCGCAGTACGGTGCGAAGGGTTATTCGCCGGTGTGTCACTTGCATGAAAGCAAAACCGGTAGGAATGCAGCAGAAAATGGGTGACCTACCCATTGCGCGATTGGAAGGTGTGCATGCATTCTACAACACTGGGGTAGATTTTGCCGGACCGATCTACCTGCGACAGCATAACAAGCGTGGAACTGTTTCGAACAAAGCATATGTGGCCGTCTTTGTATGCTTTGCTACACGTGCGATCCATCTAGAGCTAGTGGGCGATTTGACAGCCGATTCTTTCATCGCCGCACTACACCGATTTGTGTCCCGTCGGAGCAAGTGTGCCAGATTATTCTCCGACAACGGTCTCAACTTTGTGGGCAGCCGCTCAAAGTTACGAGAGATGTACGACCTGTTTCAGTCCCAGCTTTTGCTCCAAGTCAGCCATCGAATGGAACATGATCCCACCAAATGCCCCACACTTTGGCGGGTTGTGGGAGGCCGGTGTGCGCTCTGCCAAGTACCACCTTAA